GGGTTGCCTTCCTTGCCGGCGACGGAGGCGATGTTCACGATGCGCCCGGCGTTGCGCGCGCGCATGTGCGGCACCACCGCCTTGCAGGAGAGAAAGATGCCGGTGAGGTTGACCTCGATCACCTGCCGCCAGGCATCGACCGGATAGTCCCAGGTGGTGGTGTTGGGGCCGGTGATGCCGGCGCCGGCGATGAGGATGTCGATCGCGCCATGGTCGCGCACCGCCTCGGCGGCGGCGTGTTCGAGCGCGGCGAAATCGGTGACGTCGAGCGCCTCGCCGGAGCAGGCGGGGCCGAGTTCGCGGGCCGCGGCGACGATCGCGTCACGGCTGCGATCCCACAATACCGCGTTGCCGCCCTCGGCGATGATTCGCGTGGCAGCGGCGAGGCCGATGCCGGCGGCGCCGCCGGTGATGACCGCCGTCTTGCCTTCGAAACGGTTTTTCACTTGCGGTGTCCTTCAGAAATGGGCGCGGGGATCGTGCTTCGCGAGGCGGCGGAGCAGAAAATCGATTTCGGCGCGGGCGGTTTCGGTGAGCTTGCCGGCGGGGGCGCGCTGGGCATCGTGCGCGATGGCGCCGCGCTTCTGCAGCACGTATTTCCGCGTGGCGAGGCCGACGCCCTGCTGCTGTTCGTAGCGGATCAGCGGGAGATGGGCGTCGAACAGGTCGTGCGCCTCGTCGCGCTTGCCGTCGTTCGAGAGGCGGACGACATCGGCCAGCATGTCGGGGAAGCAGTAGCCGGTCATCGCGCCGTCGGCGCCGCGCTCCATTTCGAAATCGAGAAAGAGCCCGCCATTGCCTGTGAGAATCGAAAGCGGGCGCAGGCTGCCCTCGCGCTGGAAGGCGCGCAGCGCGGAGATCTTTTCAAGCCCCGGCCAGTCCTCGTGCTTGAGCATGACGCAGGAGGGCAGGTCCATGACGATGCGGCGGATGACGGCGGGCGTCATGATCACCGAGAGGGTGAGCGGGTAGTCCTGGATCACGAACGGGATTTCGCCGCCGATCGCCTCGATCGCGTTGTGGTAATACGTCACGATCTGGTCGTCGGTGCGCAGTGAGGGCGGTGGGGCGATCATGACGCCGGCGGCGCCCGCATCCATCACCGCACGGGCGAGGTTGCGCATGGCGGCGAAACCGGGGGCGGAGACGCCGACGATGACGGGAATTTCGCACCGCCCGATGACCTGGCGGGAGATGGCTAACGCCTCGTCAGCGTCGAGCTTGGGGGCCTCGCCCATGATGCCGAGAATGGTCAGGCCGGTGGCGCCGGCGGAAAAATAGAAATCGCACATCGTGTCGATCGACTTCGTGTCGACCGCGCCGTCGGGCAGGAAGGGTGTGGGGGCGATGGGAAAGACGCCGCGTGCGGTATGATCGAGCTTCATTGTTTTGATATCGAACTATCTGTTTGTGGCGCGCGGCGCCCGGGCGCCGGTGTCTCGGCGACAGGCGTGATCGGCCCCTCGCCGCCGAACCACGCACGGACATTGCGGATCAGCAGATCCGCCATCAGGCCGCGCGTGTGATGCGTGGCGGTGCCGACATGGGGGACCAGCACGGCGTTGTCGCAGGCGAGAAGGGCTGCCGGCACGCGTGGCTCGTCCTCGAAAACATCGAGGCCGGCGGCGAGGATTTTCCGGCTGCCGAGTGCGTCGATCAACGCGGCTTCGTCGACGACCGTGCCGCGCGCGACG
This genomic interval from Acidiphilium multivorum AIU301 contains the following:
- a CDS encoding SDR family oxidoreductase — protein: MKNRFEGKTAVITGGAAGIGLAAATRIIAEGGNAVLWDRSRDAIVAAARELGPACSGEALDVTDFAALEHAAAEAVRDHGAIDILIAGAGITGPNTTTWDYPVDAWRQVIEVNLTGIFLSCKAVVPHMRARNAGRIVNIASVAGKEGNPNASAYSASKAGVIGLTKSLGKELATTPITVNCITPAAVRTAIFEQMSQQHIDYMLSKIPMNRFGTVDEIAALICFLASDEASFSTGAVFDISGGRATY
- a CDS encoding dihydrodipicolinate synthase family protein; the encoded protein is MKLDHTARGVFPIAPTPFLPDGAVDTKSIDTMCDFYFSAGATGLTILGIMGEAPKLDADEALAISRQVIGRCEIPVIVGVSAPGFAAMRNLARAVMDAGAAGVMIAPPPSLRTDDQIVTYYHNAIEAIGGEIPFVIQDYPLTLSVIMTPAVIRRIVMDLPSCVMLKHEDWPGLEKISALRAFQREGSLRPLSILTGNGGLFLDFEMERGADGAMTGYCFPDMLADVVRLSNDGKRDEAHDLFDAHLPLIRYEQQQGVGLATRKYVLQKRGAIAHDAQRAPAGKLTETARAEIDFLLRRLAKHDPRAHF